One window of the Methanorbis furvi genome contains the following:
- a CDS encoding ribbon-helix-helix domain-containing protein: MAKVEMIGIRVPTDLLDKINALKDAEGVDRTAIILRALRYWVSIEGKVTTDNEYLNRITSIDQNVTEVALGVKNMQELKDLVMEQQKTINTLLRLIPKEE; encoded by the coding sequence ATGGCAAAAGTGGAAATGATCGGTATCCGTGTTCCCACAGATTTATTGGATAAGATAAATGCTCTAAAAGATGCAGAGGGGGTAGATAGAACCGCGATTATCCTCCGAGCGTTGAGGTATTGGGTTTCCATCGAGGGTAAAGTGACGACTGACAATGAATATCTGAATAGAATAACATCCATTGATCAGAATGTAACTGAAGTTGCTTTGGGAGTAAAGAACATGCAGGAGTTGAAGGACTTGGTGATGGAGCAACAGAAAACTATCAACACACTGTTACGTTTGATCCCAAAAGAAGAGTAG
- a CDS encoding malate dehydrogenase, translating into MSHLFTFTRCFFTAKVTIIGATGQVGSYAAHAVSQFPHVQEMCLYGRPGNEQYLDGLAHDMMDSFAARGTNTRVTFGTNPKELRGSDIVVLTSGVPRKPDQTRLDLALENAKIVRHFAEQVGRMAPDAILLVVTNPVDIMTSVALKYSGMMPHRVFGLGTHLDSMRLKACLAEFFNVHVSEVHTRIIGEHGDTMVPMWSATTVGGIQIDNMIGIAKLPRDEMIERVKNSGSYIIKAKGATVFGPGDAIATLVRTIVEDENRMLTVSTQIRREIFGYDGVCISVPTRITRGGVFPIAVRLSPTETTLFSESVKVIKELTERIYATLDAESSGNA; encoded by the coding sequence ATGTCCCATCTCTTTACTTTTACGAGGTGTTTCTTTACGGCAAAAGTGACTATCATTGGTGCAACCGGTCAGGTTGGTTCATATGCAGCCCACGCTGTATCCCAGTTTCCGCATGTTCAGGAAATGTGCTTGTACGGCAGACCTGGAAATGAACAGTATCTCGACGGCCTTGCGCATGATATGATGGATTCGTTTGCCGCACGAGGGACCAACACAAGGGTTACGTTTGGAACAAATCCCAAAGAGCTGCGCGGCTCTGATATTGTTGTTTTAACGTCGGGTGTTCCAAGGAAACCGGATCAGACGAGACTGGATCTTGCACTGGAGAATGCGAAGATTGTGCGCCACTTTGCCGAACAGGTTGGCCGCATGGCTCCTGATGCTATACTTCTTGTGGTGACAAATCCGGTGGATATTATGACATCTGTTGCCCTGAAATATTCCGGTATGATGCCGCACCGTGTATTTGGTCTTGGTACGCATCTGGATTCAATGCGTCTGAAAGCCTGCCTTGCCGAGTTCTTTAATGTGCATGTGAGCGAGGTTCACACTCGTATTATTGGCGAGCATGGTGATACGATGGTTCCCATGTGGTCGGCAACGACTGTTGGCGGTATCCAGATCGATAACATGATTGGTATTGCTAAACTACCGCGTGATGAGATGATTGAGCGGGTGAAAAACAGCGGGTCCTACATCATCAAAGCAAAGGGTGCGACTGTTTTCGGTCCTGGTGATGCAATTGCTACGCTTGTCAGAACGATTGTTGAGGATGAGAACCGCATGCTGACCGTTTCAACCCAGATCAGGCGCGAAATTTTCGGGTATGACGGCGTCTGCATCAGTGTTCCGACGAGAATTACTCGCGGTGGCGTCTTTCCTATTGCCGTCCGCCTGTCTCCGACAGAGACTA